The sequence below is a genomic window from Schistocerca gregaria isolate iqSchGreg1 chromosome 5, iqSchGreg1.2, whole genome shotgun sequence.
TGATGAGAGTTCCAGGCAGGGAAGCAATACTTAAGAACAGTCAGCACGAATGTCCTGTAAGTTACATTTTCGTAGAGAAGTCATACATTCCCGTGGTCTCCATACACCCTTCCgtgcgtagtggccgcgcggttagaagcgccatgtccaggattgtgcggcccctcccgccggatgttcgagtcctccctcgggcatgggtgttgtgtgtgttgttcttagcataagttaatttaaatagtgtgtaagtctagggaccgatgacctaagcagtttggtgccttagaaattcacacacacatttgagcattccaTACACCCCTTCCCCCTCCTATACCCAATGGACTGTGCAATTTGCCCTCAACAGTGACccattttagaaattctaaagcaaacgtCTTTCTTGCTGGTCTGTCAACAGGAAACAACTCGTGCATATGAGTAATTTAGAATGGATAGCATAGAAGGATATTTCGTAGGATTTAACGCACCGTGCTCACacgtatgtccaatgtttgggcaattctccgtgcactacacgttggcacactaccactcgtctcctcctgcattgctatgGCCACTGCTCCCACTGCCGTCGGattaattcgtttcctccctcgacCAGGTTTCACACCAAAAGAAACCCCCTTTTCTGCACATCCATTCCAgttatcggaccaacgccttttgtcaaacccttcagtgtccggaacttctgcagagcgacgtgtgcacagtcatcattcttgtaatacagcttgacaagcagagcgcgatcctgccttgagacagtcatggcgaacgccgCAGACGCTAAAGCAGGAGaaaccgtgtacccggcgtgtttacaccaacttcagtgggtcgtgcgcgtggcaggtgttttcatttacgtactctgacacatacagtgccatctattgatcgattttcacactatttttttcttctgccatacgttttctctcTTTtgcgataacattccgttgcaatttggtgtcattctgagaagtggtgttatttctacagcgtttttaaaGTTCAAGTATAATCAACCTGTAGTGTGGCATGTCATAGTTGATATCGAAATCAGTCTCTGATGTGCCATATATCATAAGGGGTCTGAAGCCAGTAGTTAGCCTCTCAGGAGATTCCTGACAGGTCCCACAaatacttttttccatttatcgcgaaaacgttcttcattttacgaaacatCAGTTTGTTGTATGCTTTGACATAAACTACCTGGCTGAATTGTGCAGCAGTTGCTAATTTCGTGAAGGTAGCGTTGAAATGAATTTGTAATGTTTTAATAACACATTTCTGACATCTCGTATTACTTTACCCCTAAGTCTTTGTTAGAAATATCCTCGTCATCTTCCTACTTTATCGTTAGCTTTTGTGAGATTGTGGGATGGTGttaatgtttcttgatttttctctcTTCATATCCTCTCTAGAAAAATTTTGTAACTGTGATTTTGGCTATCTTATAGTTACTAATAATTGTTCTGTAGTTTCTAGAATTTAAATAGCGTTAGTTTGTTTTTGACGTATGTTTTTATATTGTCAAATCCTCCGAAATTTGCTTTTTTAAATTGCTTTTAGATTTTTTCCTCAATTTCCTCTACCTATTCGTGCGTTCGCCTTTATCACATACCTTGGCTGTATGTAGCTTTTTATTCTTCTTGATTTTTATTATGTGAGTCCATTTTATCTCTATATATGCAGTGCTTATAAAGCTTCACATTGTTTCTGAGAGATTCTTCTTTGTCGTTTGTAAACTGGGACCAACAGCACCGCTTCACACAACAGCTTCCAAAACACAATATAAAATACAATTGTTAACtatgttctttaatttttaaatattgtgcTTTTGTAACTGTAAAAGCAGATTCACACCTGTACAGTCATGATTCTTTTGGTTTTCGATTTTTACCTGTTgctcatttgattttgtgttacctATTTACTTCTTATTCTAACCAAATAGTACCAAATTACATGGTAAAAATAGGAAATGGGAACGCGTTTTTATTTGCTTTCTCTGAAGAGTAAGGTgttctctttttctactgtataTTTTTTAACTTCGGTGTGTTTCGTCTCTATTTGTGATGTTAAACTCGGTCATCTTCTCATAATCTTTGGGTTTATCTTGCTCATAAAGCTAATTTTGGTACCTGACTAtagttttcaaaatttaaaatatttgattGTTGATTTTCTGGCACAGTTTGTTAATTTTGTACAGTAACCAAGGTTATAATTGCAAAAAACAATCAGATCTACTTAATTCTTCGTTTCAGCACTGTTTATTGATTCTATGAACCAGATATTTAATGTATATTTTCTATTCACTCTCACAGACGATGTAAGGAGGAAAAAAatgatttataaaatttataacatTCAACATTGCAGGAGTAAGTAATAGCATTACCGAAGAACAAAAAATTTCACATATAGGTAATTCTGCTTGGAATGCCAAACTAAACGTAATATCAGACGATTAATGGCAGATATAAGTTGCGAATGCAAAATAAAACTGCAATAAATGATACTCAACGTGAGAACTGTCGGACGTTGTAGGAAGTGCTTCAGCGGTATTTGTTTTCCTGGTAGAGATCATTCATATTTCCTGATGCAAGTTAAATGAGAAATTACATAGACGTAAATAAATAGGAGAATATCAACAATCTGTTGACAAATTTATTTCACGATTTTTGTAGTTTTGCcattttctttcattgttgtttATACTGCCCAAGACCTGGGGCTTCAAAAATTAAGTATTCTGTGTTAGTGGAATTGTTCACAGGTAGCAGCATAGAAGAAAGAGAATATTTTTCaattgaaacaaaatttttattataaaaagaataaataaacgAGTTTTGGAAGACAATAGTCAGATCAAAACAATAGGTTTCCTGACCTTTATGATATACGAATAATGCGGGCCTCTGCGGACACAAAAATGGCAAGACCAGCATGGAGGAACAATAACCAAAAGGAACCATAATACTGATTACACACTTAAATAAATCTGTATCACAGGTTTGCGCGTCTTTGGTGTCTCAGCTTCGTAGAACAAAACTTATCGACAATGCATTCATACATGGACATAAGAAATCAACAACTGGTTGATTTAGAACGTTTACACGATTCATTTATGAAAACTCTGGCATGTCCATTTCTTAGAGGCACAGTAACATAGCAGTCCATAGTTACATATTTCAGCATAAGTACTTAACATAATCACAGGTGTTAGCGCCACCTGCAAACTTCATTATTGTTCCTCTGTAGTAAATCAAAAGATACGTTTCAACACAGTCCCACAATTATGTCTTCAGCAACACGTCCATTTAAAACACTGAAAGAAGAACCATTGAAGTCCTTTCGTTTTAAGACACTTTCTTCTACTATGACAATTGATGAAGCCGAGCGACTGATTGAAGGAGCACCCCGATATGGATACAGAGCATTAAATGCACTGATGGGCGCTTTGTGATGGTGGAATATCTCCTTGAATAATGGCTGAGACGATTTAAACATGAGAACAAAATTATGCACGAGATTCGTGTTGATGCAGAACTCGATTGATTAGATTGTCTTTAACTTGTGCAGTCTTCATCTGAGGTGATAGGTGAGTTTCCACCACCCTAGCCATCACGGTCACGAAGGCATTCCCAATGCACACAGAAGGCAAACTTCTGTCTTCCAGTGTAGACTGATGGACACTGAAGCAGTATTTATTCTTCTGACTTTCACTGTAAGCTAACCCACACTGAACCAGCAGGTGGGTATTTGGGATGAGTAGAGGAGGTAGATTTGGATCAATGGAAGGCACTTGGATCGTGTAGTTTTCGATGAGAGATTGGTACTTATGAATGGCAGTGGAGTGTTTCTGTGGGAAGGTATGCAGACTGTACCACTCTGGACCAGCAGGTGGCATCTCAGAGGAGTGATTATAGTGCATGAGGTAGATTTGTAATTGGAGATACATGGTGTACCACTGGAAAGGTAAGAGCCTTTTCCTGTTGGGAAAATATTGGTTGTTTGAAACCTGTCCACATACGTCGAGTATCATTTGAGCGAAGTGGATGTTCTAGTTTGCAGAAAGGGATGAATGAGCCTCTCGTGCTTCTGTTGAAGGAACGTGGAGACAGGCGAGGTCCAGTGAGAGTTGTGGAGTGCCGAGTTGGTTGCGGCCACGTCTTCTGGGCAAGCCGAGTTGAGCTTCTTAAGAAACGATCACGAGGCCGCCTACTACGAATTGCAGGCACTGGTCGTGGATGTGGAACGCACTGGCGAACGTGGCCTGCTCCTTCGGCGTCATGCTGCGCGATTTGAAACGCCGCGTGGTGGTGACGGTGGGGGCGGCGGCAGCCGGCGGCGAGACGGGTGCTCTGGGGGCGGTggtggcggaggcggcgggggcgggggtggcgacggcggcggcggcggcgggagccTTGACGCGGCCTCCGCTCCCCGTGTAGGTGACGCAGCCGCCGCCTACCGTGGCGACGACTCGCACCTTGCCGCCGTTGCCCGTGTAGCAGACGCTGCCGCCGTTCTGCTCCACCAGCACGCGACTGTCGTTGCCCGTGACCTGGATGCAGCCAGAGTTGCTGCGCACACGGATTTTGTTGCCGTTTCCCACTATCTGCAAAAAGACAACAGGACACACTTCGTTAGTCAACGCTACGAAAAATTATCCCATACTACGTCTATTGCACTTTTAATTTATGTGTAATATATTGttatgattgtttcagtatttataaaatattaacattAACGCTTCTCGCAAATAGCTGCCACCTTCAGATGTGATAAAATCCACTACAAAACTGCATACAGATTAGATGACTTCGTGATGTTTGTAGTGCGAGTTGTTTTTCTTATTCGGGTTTGACAGAAagtgtctgaaaagtttgtaaggctgCTGCAGGGGAAGTTGCGCTCAGCAATAATTATTGAAAAAAATTCATCACGTTACTCCATTTCCGAATTATTTAGCATCGAAGTGAGCCAATCACGTGGATGCGCGCAAAATGCAAGCACTTGAGTGCGCTGAAATTCGGTAATGCGCAGACATCTGTGGGTCCGTATGTTAGCACTTGTTCAAATGCCCATTTCCAGTTAAACGTGTCCTTTTCAGAAGCGATAAATTTAAAATAGGAGAGCACAACCTGCGTTATTCCATTGGTGGAAACCAAGTGAAGAACAAGTGTGGCGACACTGTCTTTCGCTGGCTACTTGAATTTGCACATGTGATGACCTGAATGGCTAACTTCAACgtttaaataactcggaaacgatgCAACTTAGCGATTTTTTTTTCTCAATAATTATTTCAGTGAACAACCTCCCCTGCAACCCCATTACAAGTTCCTCTGACTCTTTCTGATCATGCTGTACACGGTAACtcgaaaaggactttacaactttggaatgatatagaaatttgttgagataacttacagaatcggcatATGAGTTATTTTGTAGCGAACaccctcaagtttcacataaaagtatcAAGCGTCAAAATTCGATTTGACAACCATTTGTGATGAGGCAAACATCCCACCCGTAATCAACCTGTTGATTTATCACGTCGCTGTGAACGACCCGTCACACCAAAGTTCTTGTACCAAGATTAAATTGTAGACCTGATCGGGGATTCTTTAGCATATCCGGTGCGAAATTTACGACtaacagttgttgcagagttcgCTTCATGAAGCCAAAACACTCCGCTCCAGTGAAAGTAGctattttaactgtgcactacgctcgcgctcctggtggcggaatggtggtactgatgcactatgtgaatcaaacatgagattgtttgctacaaaatgacacatctaccgtaagttgtctcaataaatttctgtatcattccaaagttgtaaaagtACTTTTTGACTCACACTGTACACCTGAAAGAAGCTTTGTGGTAGATTTTATAACATCTGCAGATACTGGATATTTTCCAAAAGCAGTAATGTGGATATTCTGCATATATTTAAGCGTCCGAGACGTAATGAA
It includes:
- the LOC126272609 gene encoding uncharacterized protein LOC126272609; the encoded protein is MAPTATASVVVGNGRSLRYDTNSGILQIVGNGNKIRVRSNSGCIQVTGNDSRVLVEQNGGSVCYTGNGGKVRVVATVGGGCVTYTGSGGRVKAPAAAAAVATPAPAASATTAPRAPVSPPAAAAPTVTTTRRFKSRSMTPKEQATFASAFHIHDQCLQFVVGGLVIVS